A stretch of the Flavobacterium aquiphilum genome encodes the following:
- a CDS encoding outer membrane lipoprotein carrier protein LolA has product MSESEISAFKQSVVAVSKKIKTLSTDFVQYKHLDFLSKDIETSGKMIFKEPNSLLWQYKKPYNYSIVFKNGKILINDEGKKSAVDIGNSKLFGKINKLIVGSVSGDLFDDKEFSISYFKNKDQNSVRFIPKDATLKKYIKQIELTFDKEDATVVQVKLLESSADYTRIVLKNKVINAKVDEASFAN; this is encoded by the coding sequence ATGAGCGAAAGTGAAATCTCTGCATTCAAGCAATCTGTTGTTGCTGTCTCCAAAAAAATCAAGACATTAAGCACTGATTTTGTTCAGTACAAACATCTCGATTTTCTGTCAAAAGACATAGAAACTTCTGGAAAAATGATTTTCAAGGAACCCAATTCATTGCTTTGGCAGTATAAAAAACCGTATAATTATTCGATAGTTTTTAAAAACGGCAAAATATTGATTAATGACGAGGGAAAGAAAAGTGCTGTTGATATTGGTAATAGTAAGTTATTTGGAAAAATAAACAAACTGATTGTAGGAAGTGTGAGCGGTGATTTGTTTGATGATAAGGAATTTTCTATTTCGTATTTTAAAAATAAAGATCAAAATAGTGTCCGATTTATTCCGAAAGATGCTACCCTCAAAAAATACATTAAACAAATTGAATTGACTTTTGACAAAGAAGATGCTACTGTTGTTCAGGTCAAATTATTGGAATCCTCAGCTGATTATACCCGAATTGTGTTAAAAAACAAAGTAATAAATGCCAAAGTCGATGAAGCTTCTTTTGCGAATTAG
- a CDS encoding phosphopantetheine-binding protein: MEALKQELKGKIIEVLNLEDIAVADINDNDALFGDGLGLDSIDALELIVMLDKDYGIKLVDPKEGKVIFKSIETMAAYINENRVK, from the coding sequence ATGGAAGCATTAAAACAAGAATTAAAAGGTAAAATCATCGAAGTATTGAATCTGGAAGATATCGCTGTGGCAGATATAAATGACAATGATGCCTTATTTGGTGACGGATTAGGACTTGATTCTATTGATGCATTGGAACTTATTGTAATGCTTGATAAAGATTATGGAATTAAATTAGTTGACCCAAAAGAGGGGAAAGTTATTTTTAAATCCATTGAAACAATGGCTGCTTATATAAACGAAAATAGAGTTAAGTAA
- a CDS encoding 1-acyl-sn-glycerol-3-phosphate acyltransferase has protein sequence MRNYLYDLHAFMTRRKFLSAGIVIAMVLFLGFFASRITFQENINQLIPSNDKSGVTSKVLNQVNFADKISIIISAEGNSSPENLTEYANAFIDSLDGNCKPFVAKIQGKIEEENIQETFDFVYANLPLFLDQKDYAVIQRKLQKDSIANSVASGYKSIISPAGLVSKDFILRDPLGISFIALKKLQQLSVGDDFAIQNGFLLTKDKRNLLLFVTPKLPTNETDKNTVFIHNLEEIRTNLNKKFKGKVEMTYFGATPVAVANATQIKSDVQTTSIFAGVTLILILAFFYRNLSTPIIIFIPSLFGAIFALAVLYFCKGSISAISLGISSILLGETTDYSIYVLTHLRNNKDVKLLYRDISKPLLLCGITTSITFLCLFFIKSEALQDLGIFAGLSVVSTSVFSLILIPVLYKSNSKRFVPKPNVIDKLGTYSYHKNKFLIGSMLTLLVVSLFTYSRVTFNNDLSALNFMTPKLKMAEKHLEHIANSDSSKSIYLATYGKSYDEVVANNNQLFTALQKDKKTDEILNFSSVGGIVFSEEAQKQKIQEWNTFWNSQKKSNLTKALISEGNQYGFKPTTFNGFYELLDKNFGPITIQEYLQVKSFFLDEFIAQKKGFYTISTLVKVHKDKRDAFVNQIKKQPNLVVIDRQQTNETFLGTLKTNFEDLVDYSFIAVFLVLLLAFRKIELAIISIIPILISWIFTTGLMGMFGLQFNVVNIIVCTLIFGIGVDYSIFMTSALQKEYTFGKKELPSYRTSILLSVATTILGIGVLVFAKHPALKSIALIAVIGIFSALMITFILQPLVFHFFVTTRVKKGRAPYEIRRLLHSVLSFTYFGLGGFLLSIVGGILIRIMPFSKKSKMKAFHFVMSKFMHSVLITYPSVKRKIINKSNETFDKPAVIIANHSSFLDILAIGMLSPKIIFLVSDWVYNSPVFGKGVRLAGFYPVSSGMDNGVEHLRAKVEEGFSIMVFPEGTRSEDNSIKRFHKGAFYLAEQLHLDIVPVVIHGYSEVLPKGDFVINGGTTVVTVLNRILHGDTTFGIDLVERTKKISAFFKSEYKKIRLDSEGADYFKVKLINSYAFKEPQVIKTVKAEVEQYSNLYYKLNKFLDAKAKILHFADDYGQLDMLMALQEPQRKIDSVILSDENRAVAQSNYILRKRKIQYLDPAKLILHKKYDIVLISDKQGSSDLESICNLASIVILLNAENLKDTVVNFGFETATDISIENLIVLKKRSE, from the coding sequence ATGCGCAATTACCTGTACGATTTACATGCATTTATGACGAGAAGGAAATTCCTTTCGGCTGGAATCGTCATTGCTATGGTTTTGTTTTTGGGATTTTTTGCGTCGAGAATAACTTTTCAGGAAAATATAAATCAATTGATCCCTTCCAATGATAAATCGGGAGTGACATCCAAAGTATTGAATCAGGTAAATTTTGCCGATAAAATCTCGATTATCATTTCGGCTGAAGGAAATAGTTCACCAGAGAATTTGACCGAATATGCCAATGCCTTTATTGATAGTTTGGATGGTAATTGCAAACCATTTGTCGCCAAAATTCAGGGCAAAATTGAAGAAGAAAATATTCAGGAAACCTTTGATTTTGTTTATGCCAATCTGCCTCTTTTTTTGGATCAAAAGGATTATGCAGTTATTCAAAGGAAATTACAAAAGGACAGCATAGCCAATAGCGTTGCCTCAGGTTATAAATCGATAATCTCACCGGCGGGTTTGGTTTCCAAAGATTTTATTCTTCGGGATCCCCTTGGGATTTCGTTTATTGCCTTGAAGAAATTGCAACAGCTTAGTGTAGGTGATGATTTTGCAATTCAAAACGGATTTCTGTTAACCAAGGACAAAAGGAATTTATTGCTTTTTGTAACTCCTAAGTTGCCGACCAATGAGACCGATAAGAACACTGTTTTTATTCATAATCTCGAAGAAATCAGGACAAATCTGAATAAGAAGTTCAAAGGCAAAGTGGAGATGACTTATTTTGGAGCGACTCCTGTTGCCGTTGCCAATGCGACTCAAATCAAATCAGATGTTCAAACTACCTCAATTTTTGCTGGGGTTACATTGATTTTAATTCTTGCTTTTTTCTATAGAAACCTGTCAACTCCTATAATTATTTTTATTCCATCTTTGTTTGGGGCAATTTTTGCTTTGGCAGTTTTGTATTTCTGTAAAGGGAGTATTTCAGCTATTTCCTTAGGGATTAGTTCTATTTTGCTTGGCGAAACCACCGATTATTCCATTTATGTTTTGACTCATTTGCGGAATAACAAAGATGTGAAATTACTTTATAGAGATATTTCAAAGCCTTTGTTGCTGTGCGGAATCACAACATCGATTACTTTTTTGTGCCTGTTTTTTATCAAATCGGAAGCTTTACAGGATTTGGGGATTTTTGCAGGATTGAGTGTGGTTTCAACTTCAGTTTTCTCTTTGATTTTAATACCGGTCTTGTATAAGTCAAATTCTAAACGATTTGTTCCAAAGCCTAATGTTATTGATAAACTGGGAACTTATTCTTACCACAAAAATAAATTTTTGATAGGCTCAATGCTTACGTTGTTGGTTGTTTCTCTTTTTACTTATTCTAGGGTTACTTTCAATAATGATCTTTCGGCTTTAAATTTCATGACCCCGAAATTAAAAATGGCGGAGAAACATTTGGAACATATTGCCAATAGTGATTCGTCAAAATCTATTTATTTAGCTACTTATGGTAAAAGTTATGATGAAGTTGTTGCCAATAATAATCAACTTTTTACCGCATTACAAAAGGATAAAAAGACCGATGAAATTTTGAATTTCAGTTCGGTTGGAGGGATTGTTTTTTCAGAAGAAGCCCAAAAGCAAAAGATTCAGGAATGGAATACTTTTTGGAATTCCCAAAAAAAATCAAATCTTACGAAAGCCTTAATTAGCGAAGGAAACCAATATGGTTTTAAACCGACGACTTTTAATGGTTTTTATGAATTATTGGATAAAAACTTCGGCCCAATAACGATTCAGGAATATTTACAGGTAAAATCCTTTTTTCTGGATGAGTTCATCGCTCAAAAGAAGGGATTTTATACCATTTCTACTTTGGTAAAAGTTCATAAGGATAAAAGAGATGCTTTTGTAAATCAAATAAAAAAGCAACCAAATTTGGTTGTTATTGACAGACAGCAAACCAATGAAACGTTTCTTGGAACGCTAAAAACAAATTTTGAAGACCTAGTTGATTATTCTTTTATAGCAGTGTTTTTAGTATTGCTATTGGCATTTAGAAAAATAGAATTAGCCATTATCAGTATTATCCCGATATTAATAAGTTGGATTTTTACCACAGGCCTTATGGGAATGTTTGGCTTGCAGTTTAATGTGGTCAACATCATTGTTTGCACTTTGATTTTTGGAATAGGAGTGGACTATAGCATTTTTATGACCTCGGCATTGCAAAAAGAATACACTTTTGGTAAAAAGGAACTGCCAAGTTACAGAACCTCCATTTTATTGTCGGTCGCAACCACTATTTTAGGAATAGGAGTTCTTGTTTTTGCGAAACATCCAGCTTTAAAATCCATCGCTTTAATAGCGGTGATTGGGATATTCTCGGCCTTGATGATTACCTTTATTTTACAACCTTTGGTATTTCATTTCTTTGTCACCACTAGAGTGAAAAAAGGAAGAGCTCCGTATGAAATCAGACGATTGTTGCATTCTGTTCTTTCTTTTACCTATTTTGGTTTAGGAGGCTTTTTGTTGTCTATTGTAGGAGGAATTTTGATTAGAATTATGCCTTTTTCAAAAAAGTCGAAAATGAAAGCTTTTCATTTTGTTATGTCAAAATTCATGCATTCTGTTTTGATAACTTATCCTTCTGTAAAGCGAAAAATCATAAATAAGTCTAATGAAACGTTTGATAAACCAGCCGTAATTATTGCGAATCATAGTTCCTTTTTGGATATTTTGGCGATAGGAATGCTGAGCCCAAAAATTATTTTTTTGGTTAGCGATTGGGTTTATAATTCACCTGTTTTTGGGAAAGGAGTTCGCTTGGCTGGATTCTATCCGGTTTCCAGCGGTATGGACAATGGAGTGGAACATTTGCGGGCCAAAGTAGAAGAAGGGTTTTCAATTATGGTTTTTCCTGAAGGAACGCGATCTGAAGATAATTCGATCAAGCGTTTCCATAAAGGGGCTTTTTATTTGGCAGAACAATTGCATTTGGACATTGTCCCTGTTGTTATTCATGGATATTCTGAGGTTTTGCCAAAAGGGGATTTTGTCATTAACGGAGGAACAACGGTTGTGACTGTTTTGAATCGTATTTTGCATGGTGATACAACTTTTGGAATTGATTTAGTAGAACGGACTAAAAAAATAAGTGCCTTTTTTAAATCAGAATATAAAAAAATACGTTTGGATTCAGAAGGGGCTGATTATTTTAAAGTAAAGCTGATAAACAGTTATGCTTTCAAAGAACCACAAGTGATAAAAACTGTAAAAGCAGAGGTAGAACAGTATTCAAATTTATATTATAAGCTGAATAAATTTTTGGATGCAAAAGCCAAGATTTTACATTTTGCTGATGATTATGGGCAATTGGACATGCTCATGGCTTTACAGGAACCACAAAGAAAAATAGATTCGGTAATCCTTTCAGATGAAAACAGAGCGGTTGCCCAATCGAATTATATTTTGAGAAAAAGAAAGATTCAGTATTTAGATCCTGCAAAACTAATTCTTCATAAGAAATACGATATTGTTTTGATATCAGATAAACAGGGTTCTAGTGATTTAGAATCAATTTGTAATTTGGCATCAATCGTTATTTTATTAAATGCTGAAAATTTAAAAGATACAGTAGTAAATTTTGGATTTGAAACAGCAACTGATATTTCTATTGAGAATCTGATTGTATTAAAAAAGAGGTCGGAATGA
- a CDS encoding DUF2062 domain-containing protein, translating to MNNNFPETTAMEQYKVCVIIPTYNNHKTLKRVLDSVLQYTSNVIVVNDGSTDTTARILEMYPNLEQIHHSKNMGKGMAIRDGFKKALDLNYDYAITIDSDGQHFPSDIPAFIESLEKDGDALLIGSRNMTQENVPRKSSFGNKFSNFWFWFETGNKLEDTQSGFRLYPLRKIPNRYFTNKFEFEIEVIVRSAWKSVAVKNIPVQVLYDPEERVSHFRPFKDFTRISILNTFLVTIALIYIKPRDFFRKLKKKGLKKFFLENILESNDSNARKAFSIALGVFIGISPFWGFQTILVLFLAVLLKLNKAIAFAFSNISFPPLIPFVIYGSLKIGSYFIVSDKPLILNMDMTLADIQKNIAQYVVGSFILATFMAVVFGLTSYLLLALVDNFKNKK from the coding sequence ATGAATAATAATTTTCCAGAAACAACAGCAATGGAGCAATACAAAGTATGTGTTATTATACCCACTTATAATAATCACAAGACTTTAAAGCGTGTTTTGGATTCCGTTTTACAATACACTTCCAATGTTATTGTGGTTAATGACGGTTCTACAGACACAACTGCTCGGATTCTGGAAATGTATCCAAATTTGGAACAAATTCACCATTCCAAAAATATGGGAAAAGGAATGGCGATACGTGATGGTTTCAAAAAGGCTTTAGATTTAAACTATGATTATGCCATTACGATTGATTCTGACGGGCAACATTTTCCATCGGATATTCCTGCTTTTATAGAGTCTTTGGAAAAGGATGGTGATGCTCTCCTAATAGGAAGCCGAAATATGACTCAGGAAAATGTTCCTAGAAAAAGCAGTTTCGGGAATAAGTTTTCTAATTTTTGGTTTTGGTTTGAAACCGGCAATAAGTTGGAAGATACTCAATCAGGTTTTAGATTGTATCCTTTACGAAAAATCCCTAACCGTTATTTTACAAATAAATTTGAATTTGAAATCGAAGTAATTGTCCGTTCGGCATGGAAAAGTGTTGCAGTGAAGAACATTCCTGTTCAGGTTTTGTATGATCCGGAAGAACGGGTTTCTCATTTTAGGCCTTTCAAAGATTTTACCCGAATCAGCATTCTCAATACCTTTTTGGTTACTATTGCCCTGATTTATATAAAGCCAAGAGATTTTTTTCGGAAACTAAAAAAAAAAGGACTTAAGAAATTTTTCCTTGAAAATATATTAGAGAGCAATGATTCGAATGCCCGAAAAGCGTTTTCAATTGCTTTGGGGGTTTTTATCGGAATTTCTCCTTTTTGGGGATTTCAAACTATTTTGGTTTTGTTCTTGGCTGTTTTGCTGAAGCTAAATAAAGCTATTGCTTTTGCCTTTTCCAATATCAGTTTTCCACCTTTGATTCCTTTTGTTATTTACGGATCGCTGAAAATAGGAAGCTATTTTATTGTTAGCGACAAACCTTTGATTTTGAATATGGATATGACTTTAGCTGATATTCAAAAAAATATAGCCCAATATGTTGTCGGAAGTTTTATTTTAGCAACTTTTATGGCTGTTGTATTTGGTCTTACAAGTTATCTGTTATTAGCTTTAGTGGATAATTTTAAAAATAAAAAATAG
- a CDS encoding DUF6169 family protein, with the protein MPNQYNYIFNKATSSYNFTTKNNIEYKIVFIVDETLDVASEVHIENIYQIVIEKITDKVEPFDSLVLKTITDIITAFFANVENALIYVCSENDEKAESRFKVFSRWYRNSSLESVTKVDNIINCESEGNIFIIYTSLLYHNKNSNVENILEAYHKIEKILNDK; encoded by the coding sequence TTGCCAAACCAATATAACTACATTTTTAATAAAGCGACAAGTTCTTATAATTTTACAACTAAAAACAATATTGAATATAAAATTGTTTTTATTGTTGATGAAACACTTGATGTTGCTTCAGAGGTTCATATTGAAAATATTTATCAAATTGTAATTGAAAAAATTACTGATAAAGTTGAACCTTTTGATTCTTTAGTATTAAAAACTATTACGGATATTATAACTGCTTTCTTTGCGAATGTAGAAAATGCCTTAATTTATGTTTGTTCTGAAAATGATGAGAAAGCCGAATCACGGTTTAAAGTTTTTAGCAGATGGTATAGAAACAGTAGTTTAGAATCGGTTACTAAAGTAGATAATATTATAAATTGTGAATCTGAGGGAAATATTTTTATCATTTATACTTCATTATTGTATCACAACAAAAATTCAAATGTTGAAAATATACTTGAAGCATATCATAAAATTGAGAAAATTCTAAACGATAAATGA
- a CDS encoding 3-hydroxyacyl-ACP dehydratase, translated as MILKDFYKIISLENTTDSKYKAVILINEKHDVFNGHFPGNPIMPGVCMMQIIKELTEQITGSLLFMQSLSNVKFMALINPFQTPELLLELDIAQTEDNLVKVKNVSYFDETVALKLSSIYRKI; from the coding sequence ATGATTTTAAAAGATTTTTATAAAATAATTTCATTGGAAAACACAACCGATTCCAAGTATAAGGCTGTGATTTTAATCAACGAAAAACACGATGTTTTTAACGGACATTTTCCAGGAAATCCAATCATGCCCGGAGTTTGCATGATGCAAATTATTAAAGAACTAACCGAGCAAATTACAGGAAGTTTGTTGTTCATGCAATCATTGTCAAATGTAAAATTCATGGCTTTGATTAATCCTTTTCAAACTCCCGAATTGCTTTTGGAATTGGATATCGCCCAAACAGAAGACAATTTGGTTAAAGTTAAAAATGTGAGCTATTTTGATGAAACTGTTGCTTTGAAACTGAGCAGTATTTACAGAAAAATCTAA
- a CDS encoding beta-ketoacyl-[acyl-carrier-protein] synthase family protein, whose protein sequence is MNKGIAITGMGIISSIGNSVEENYNALLNCQAGITTIENIATAHVDVIKVGEIKKTNQELAEELQLGKDNNFSRTAMLGTFAARQAVKNAGISSINEYRTGLISATSVGGMDMTERYYYEYFDNPEVVKYIGSHDAGDNTDKIALDLGLTGMVTTISTACSSAANAIMLGARLIKSGKLDRVIVGGTDALSKFTINGFKTLMILSDGYNSPFDNNRNGLNLGEAAAFLVLESEELVQKENKKVLARVSGYANANDAFHQTASSENGDGAFLAMEKAFKIAELQPEQIDYINVHGTATPNNDLSEGRAIVRLFGESKVPDFSSTKPFTGHTLAAAAAIEAVYSVLAIQNNVVFPNLNFKTPMEEFNLVPQTTLKHKNIEHVLSNSFGFGGNCSTLIFSKSE, encoded by the coding sequence ATGAATAAAGGCATCGCAATAACAGGAATGGGTATTATTTCTTCAATCGGTAATTCGGTTGAAGAAAATTACAATGCATTACTGAATTGCCAGGCAGGAATTACAACAATCGAAAATATAGCGACAGCACATGTTGATGTAATAAAGGTTGGTGAAATCAAGAAAACCAATCAAGAGTTGGCCGAAGAACTTCAATTGGGAAAAGACAATAATTTTTCCAGAACCGCAATGCTGGGTACATTTGCAGCCAGACAAGCGGTGAAAAATGCAGGAATAAGTTCCATTAATGAATATAGGACTGGATTAATTTCGGCTACCAGTGTGGGCGGAATGGATATGACGGAGCGTTATTACTACGAATATTTTGATAATCCCGAAGTTGTAAAATACATTGGCAGTCATGATGCAGGAGATAATACTGATAAGATTGCGCTAGATTTGGGGTTGACAGGCATGGTAACCACGATCAGTACGGCCTGTTCATCTGCAGCAAATGCTATTATGCTGGGAGCAAGACTGATAAAATCGGGTAAACTAGATCGCGTTATTGTGGGTGGAACTGATGCATTGTCGAAGTTTACAATCAACGGTTTCAAAACACTTATGATTTTGTCTGATGGCTATAATAGTCCGTTTGATAATAACAGAAACGGATTGAATCTGGGTGAAGCGGCAGCTTTTTTGGTTTTGGAATCAGAGGAATTGGTGCAAAAAGAAAACAAAAAAGTGCTGGCAAGAGTTTCAGGTTATGCAAATGCCAACGATGCTTTTCATCAAACTGCTTCTTCCGAAAATGGTGACGGCGCCTTTTTGGCAATGGAAAAAGCTTTTAAAATAGCCGAATTGCAACCGGAACAAATCGATTATATCAATGTTCACGGTACAGCAACGCCTAATAACGATTTGTCCGAAGGCAGGGCAATAGTGAGATTGTTTGGCGAAAGTAAAGTCCCTGATTTTAGTTCAACCAAACCTTTTACCGGACATACTTTGGCAGCAGCAGCAGCTATTGAAGCTGTTTATAGTGTATTGGCTATCCAAAATAATGTGGTTTTCCCAAATTTGAATTTTAAAACCCCGATGGAAGAATTCAATTTGGTACCGCAAACGACTTTAAAACATAAAAATATAGAACATGTACTTTCTAATTCCTTTGGATTTGGAGGAAATTGTTCGACACTTATATTTTCCAAAAGCGAATAA
- a CDS encoding four helix bundle protein: MTTNELKIRTKQFSLEIINLIEKMPNSIACRAISNQIVRSGTSVGANYRAVCRARSDKEFVSKMNIVLEEADETVFWLEIINEKRWLSDLETQKLLDEGNQLTAIFVSSLKTVNTRLNTI, from the coding sequence ATGACTACAAATGAATTAAAAATAAGAACTAAGCAGTTTTCTTTAGAGATTATAAATTTGATAGAAAAAATGCCAAATTCAATTGCCTGCAGAGCGATTTCAAACCAAATTGTAAGAAGTGGAACTTCTGTTGGGGCAAATTATAGAGCAGTTTGCAGGGCAAGAAGTGATAAGGAGTTTGTTTCAAAAATGAATATTGTTTTGGAAGAAGCTGATGAAACTGTTTTTTGGCTAGAAATAATTAATGAAAAAAGGTGGTTATCTGATTTAGAAACTCAAAAATTATTAGACGAAGGAAATCAATTAACAGCGATTTTTGTTAGTTCATTAAAAACAGTTAATACCAGATTAAATACTATTTAA
- a CDS encoding porin family protein translates to MKKVTLIAFVLFTGLLTSQAQVSVSPGIRGGLNLSNLTNFGSSDIKPDFYVGGSVAVKFNKYFTLQPELTYSRQGAKSREFLIGGYGYNDVNYDLNYLTIGAVGKFHFGGNGFHVLAGPSLDIKIDDNFPNYGTSPIGADIAFVGGIGYSLPNGLTFEARFKHGLIDIYGYDDVNNNDYYYDNIILNYAFQFGISYTFRVK, encoded by the coding sequence ATGAAAAAAGTAACACTAATTGCATTTGTTTTATTTACTGGTCTATTAACTTCACAAGCTCAAGTATCTGTTAGTCCAGGTATTCGTGGCGGTTTAAATCTTTCAAATTTAACCAACTTTGGATCTAGTGATATTAAACCAGATTTTTATGTGGGAGGATCAGTAGCAGTAAAATTTAATAAATATTTCACACTTCAACCAGAATTGACTTATTCCAGACAAGGTGCAAAATCTCGTGAATTTCTCATAGGAGGATATGGATATAATGATGTAAATTATGATTTAAATTATTTGACGATTGGAGCTGTTGGTAAATTTCATTTTGGAGGAAATGGATTTCATGTATTAGCAGGTCCTTCACTGGATATTAAAATTGATGATAATTTTCCTAATTATGGGACAAGCCCTATTGGTGCTGACATTGCTTTTGTTGGTGGAATTGGGTATTCATTGCCAAATGGTTTGACTTTTGAAGCAAGATTTAAACATGGATTAATTGATATTTATGGTTATGATGATGTGAATAATAATGATTACTATTATGATAATATCATTTTAAATTACGCTTTTCAATTCGGAATTAGTTATACTTTTAGAGTAAAATAA
- a CDS encoding polysaccharide deacetylase family protein, with translation MKYFVITACLWILIVFLGSAFIGSNYHVKAYCSNRFKKEKKIALTFDDGPHEMTLTVLELLKKYNAKATFFCIGKNIEIHPEILKKVVAEGHTVGNHTYSHSPFFDFYGKNKVIAEINKTDDLIASVIGKKPSLFRPPYGVTNPSIRRALAVTNHKTIGWNIRSLDGVFKKEKFLLDRIVKRIKPGGIVLLHDTSLETANVLEKLLSFLQTNNYVVVPLEELLNIKAYED, from the coding sequence ATGAAGTATTTTGTAATTACTGCTTGCCTTTGGATTTTGATAGTTTTTCTTGGTTCTGCATTTATTGGATCCAATTATCATGTTAAAGCATATTGCAGTAATCGATTTAAAAAGGAAAAAAAAATTGCGTTGACATTTGATGATGGTCCCCATGAGATGACGCTGACGGTCTTGGAACTTTTAAAAAAGTACAATGCCAAAGCCACATTTTTCTGCATCGGTAAAAATATAGAAATACATCCTGAAATTTTAAAAAAAGTTGTAGCCGAAGGGCATACCGTTGGGAATCACACTTACAGCCATTCACCTTTTTTTGATTTTTACGGAAAAAATAAAGTGATTGCCGAAATTAATAAAACCGATGATTTGATAGCATCAGTTATAGGGAAAAAGCCATCATTGTTTCGTCCGCCTTACGGAGTTACAAATCCTTCCATCCGCAGGGCATTAGCAGTTACAAATCATAAAACAATTGGTTGGAATATTCGTTCTCTGGATGGGGTTTTTAAAAAAGAAAAATTCCTTTTAGATCGAATTGTCAAAAGAATTAAACCCGGAGGAATTGTACTTTTGCACGATACCTCGCTAGAAACGGCTAACGTACTGGAAAAATTGTTGTCGTTTTTACAAACAAATAATTATGTGGTTGTTCCGTTAGAGGAACTCCTGAATATTAAAGCTTATGAAGATTAG
- a CDS encoding beta-ketoacyl synthase N-terminal-like domain-containing protein → MRKTYINGLGCISVQKTFDTVFLEEAELNVTDTILPLKTPIYKDFISPAAIRRMAKGVKNGIVASALALREANLETVDAIITGTGMGCIEDSEKFLKTILDNDEQFLTPTSFIQSTHNTVGGQIALGLQCKAYNLTYVNGTVSFESALFDAKMMIEEGDASSILVGGIDETADYTMSLFKLAGFIKKENQGAYSILESTTKGVVQGEGASFFVLENERKENTIAEILDIEIINKLEIADVENKIVSFLTSNGLEITDIDAVLLGYNGDVDSDLYYKNLSKSIFTNIPQVYYKQLCGEYYTASAFGLWVGSKIIQTQTVPDIVKLNELAKPSYKKILLYNQRNGIDHSFTLISGC, encoded by the coding sequence ATGAGAAAAACATACATCAATGGATTAGGTTGTATTTCGGTTCAAAAAACGTTCGATACTGTTTTTTTGGAAGAAGCAGAATTAAATGTAACGGATACTATTCTGCCACTAAAAACTCCAATTTACAAAGATTTTATATCTCCTGCAGCCATTAGAAGAATGGCTAAAGGAGTGAAAAACGGAATTGTAGCTTCCGCTCTTGCTTTGAGGGAAGCTAATTTGGAAACCGTTGATGCAATTATTACTGGTACGGGAATGGGTTGCATTGAAGATTCAGAGAAGTTTTTGAAGACTATTTTGGATAATGACGAGCAATTTCTGACTCCGACTTCGTTTATTCAATCAACACACAATACTGTCGGTGGGCAAATCGCTTTGGGATTGCAATGTAAAGCCTATAATCTGACGTATGTGAATGGTACAGTTTCTTTTGAATCGGCACTTTTTGATGCCAAAATGATGATTGAAGAAGGGGATGCTTCCAGTATATTGGTTGGAGGAATTGATGAAACTGCCGATTATACGATGTCATTATTCAAATTGGCAGGTTTTATTAAGAAAGAAAATCAAGGAGCTTACTCGATTTTAGAATCCACAACAAAAGGAGTTGTTCAGGGAGAAGGAGCCAGCTTTTTTGTTTTGGAAAATGAAAGAAAAGAGAACACAATTGCCGAAATTTTGGATATAGAAATTATCAATAAATTGGAAATAGCAGACGTTGAAAATAAAATCGTTTCTTTCCTAACTTCTAATGGTTTAGAAATTACCGATATTGATGCAGTTTTGCTAGGCTATAATGGTGATGTGGATTCGGATTTGTATTATAAAAATCTATCCAAGAGTATTTTTACCAATATTCCGCAAGTATATTACAAACAGTTGTGTGGCGAGTATTATACCGCTTCGGCATTTGGATTATGGGTTGGTTCCAAAATTATTCAAACCCAAACTGTTCCTGATATTGTAAAGCTAAATGAATTGGCTAAACCATCTTATAAAAAGATTCTGTTATACAATCAGCGTAACGGAATTGACCATAGTTTCACTTTAATTTCCGGCTGTTGA